The DNA window CACACAGTCAGGCATAcgccacaacaaaatggtgtggatGAGAAGATGAATCAAACATTATTAGAAAGAGCGAGGTGCATGTTCTCTACTATAGAACTCGATAGAAAGGTCTAGCAAGAAACATTCACTTCAACATGCTATTTGTTAAATTATGGGTCTCACATTGGGATTAAATGCAAAGCACCTTACGAGGTGTGGTCTGAGAAGTTTATGGATTACTCAAGTCTGAAGGTTTTGGATTACACATTTTATTATCATGTCAATGAGGGTAAACTAGAGTTAAAAGTGAAGATTGGAGTATGTGTGGGCTATGGAGATTGTGTCAAGGGATATCTAGTATGGTCTTCATTTGAGAGAAGAGTTATTGTGAGTAAAAGTATCATCTTTGATAAGAGTTCTACACTTAGCTCTATTGTGAGGTTTGTAATAGAAAGTAGTAGTGTATATATGCACGTAGAGTTATAAATTCTTTTACAAGAAAGGAATAACACCACTTTGAGGTTGAGCTGCTAAAGACTGAACCAATTGATTCTCAGCCGTTAGAAGATATTCATCGAAAACTATTCATTAGAGTGTAGCTAAATGTCGTCAAGAAGAATTGAAGTTAGATCACCTCAAAGATACAATTATGAAGATATGGTTGGTTATGCactacatgacattgttttgtATTTGTTAGGGTTTTAGAGGATTGATTATTATATAAACTTGTGTCATAACCCTAATTTGTAATGATGTAATTTATTATCTGATCtcctcaataatattttttatttctgatGAACGTTAGCCAAATTTTATCTCGATGAATCATGTTAAATTTGTGTTCTTTTTTATTGCATGTGTCATCCATCGTATTTTCGTTATAACACGACAAACGAATTTGCGCATCATATATTATTGTATTCTCAAGTGATAATGGAGTTTTGGGTggcaatataatatattcttcattctttttcttgTTTTCCTTTTGATTTTGATGACGCGGTGAGATTAGTTTGTTACttgtttatcataatatattatttttatcggAATTTAGTGGGTCATACTGGGAGAGATgtggattaaataatatataattggtaAGTCATATTTAAGGGATTTGTAAAATCTTCAAATTAAGATATAGACTAGTTCTTAAGGAGTATAAAAAGTACTCTATTTTCAACtttaataatcatttaattatatttagggGTGACAACAGATAGGATAAGCGTTTTACTAGTTTTATTAATTGAAGTGAAAAAACTATCACCCTAAGAATGAAAACGGAATAATAGCAACCATAGTGGAATGCGTCCTAATTTCGGAAAatcgattcaatagagttataataaggattacaaactctaactctctTTGTTTGTTATAGGTTTTTAGTCTCACCCTCTTCACGtttacaatgtatatatataggttttttgaattcataattaggGTAAAGATCATGTGTTATTTTTTACATCTCCATGATGATATGATATCGTGACGATTTAGTTGATcacattttcataataatacaatttgattGACATCTTCATCATTACGTGATTTCATGTCTTTTTTAACCCAACAAATAATCGCACATATCTTCATTCTCCTTTATTCACCTAACATTGAGGCACATCAAATTAGGCCTCAAAATCTTAGGCCCAATTTCACATCGATAATTGAGCATGAATAATACGACTTTGATATTTTGcaaaaacccaaataaaattCCATGTCTTTTGTATTCTAGTGGAATATAGTTTGGTCATTTGCCTATATATATCAACCAGCCATAGGTCCTTTAAGaccacattatatatattttatctcattattaataattactCTTGAAAATGGAACAATATTGGTTCTCATTTGCCTTTGTTATGGGTGCGACCACCTTACTTGTCACCTTCTCGTTCTTATTTCGCCCCAAATCCCTCAAACAAAAGCTTGTTTCTGTTGCCGGTCATCCTCTTTCTCGACCACCACCTCCAGGATCACTTGGGTGGCCATTCATAGGAGAAACCTTGGACTACATAAGTAAGCTTAGAAACGGAAACATTAGAGAATTTGTTGTGGAGAGGGTGAAGAAGTATGGGTCATCGAATGTCTTCACCACGTCGGTAATAGGGCATCCCATGACTATCATGTGTGGGGTTGAGGGTAACAAATTACTTTTCTCTAACGAGAACAAGCTTGTGAAAATCTGGTTCCCTTATACGATAGAAAAGATCTTTGCAAAGTCTCATGGAAAATCCATAGGAAGTGATTTCGATCAAGTGCGAAGAATACTTCAGAAGTATCTCAAACCATCTACTCTTCAAAAGTATGTAGGTAAGTATCAAGGATTTTTTATAATGTGCATGCACGTTCATTCTTTGAGCTCAAACATgcataattataatttctatcTTTTTTTAAGCATCCTAACaaaagtaatataaaaaaaaaaacaaaaaaaattgagtgGTCTAAAATGTCACCTGACACACCCGAAACATATGAGATTAACCgtttataaaataacaaaaaaatactaaaatgatcatcaataaacaaacaaacaacgtACATAAAAGAAACCTAGTGTGTTAAGAAGCTCGGAGATCTTAAAAAGATCAGTTCATTGACCGCCCTACCGAATTTTCCGAAAAGATCGTcctatagtaaaaaaaaaatattaagaattttataatttttctttaaatactattttaaagaattaaaaaataaaaaagtaggcCTCAACGTTTCACCCTTATGGTCGGCATTGAACTTAATACTAAATAGtgtttttcttttaagtttttGTAACTAACCTTTAGAGAAGCTAAAGTGTTACGAATCATAATTATGATGTCAATATAACTTCTTAAATCCATATAAATATAAGAACTAAAAATGATTTGTCTATATTgacttttaatatttgttactCTATAGAGTTTTCTAACCTTCTTTTATAGCAACGAATATCTTAAAAATCATTAAACCATTTTCTTAAGTTCCTTCATAGTTTATATGTTTCCTTGGTTATCATCATGGACGTTATTGTTGTTTTATTCACTTAATAACTTAGTTGTTGCTTTAACTGCTCTTGAAGGAATGAAAGTGTTATATAATTTGAGTTACTTTTCTTAATCTATATAGGTACAATCGATAATGTAATGCAATTAGAACTAAAGGGACAATGGAAACCAAACAAGCCAGCTATCGTACGTGATCTTTCAGGAAGATACACGCTTGGGGTGGCATGCCGATTATTTTTGGGATCAAAAGATCCCAGCATGATCGAACAACTTGAAGAACCGGAGAAAGATATAGCCGCCGGAATAATTTCAATTCCTATAGATTTTCCTGGAACAACATTTAATCGGGCATTGAAAGCTGCGAAAAAACTAACCGCGCTACTCGTGGAGGTTATTAGACAAAGGAAGGTCGATCTTGCAACTGGTAGTGCATGTACAACGCAGGACATACTCTCTGAGATAGTCAATTTGAATGACGAGAATGGTGAGTTGTTAAAGGAAGTTGACATTGCGACTCATCTAATAGGTCTTATCCACGGAGGATATGATCCTGTAAGGTGTGGACTAACATTCATCGTAAAGTACTTGGCCGAGTTTCCACAAGTTTATGATCAAGTTTTTAAAGGTATGTATGTTGAAGGCTAATTTAATTTGTTgtaatctttataataataataataataagatttttttttaaatcttgaaGAGCAAATGGAAGTGAAAAAGTccaagaaagaaaatgaaacgTTGAACTGGGAAGAcgtgaagaaaatgaaatattcatGGAATGTTGTGCAAGAAGTATTTAGGTTAACGCCGCCCGTTGTTGGGACGTTTAGAGAGGTCATTAGAGACTTCACATTTGGGGGATACACAATTCCTAAGGGAGATAAAGTAAGATTACTAATCAATTATATCTTCATATTACACGCATAGGgattcaaaatattgttacaattagtgcatatatatatatacttatctatttacaaaatattaaatatatgcaGATACATTGGACTACCTATTACACGCACAgggattcaaaatattttcctaATCATGAGAAATTTGATCCATCGAGATTTGATGGAAAAGGGCCTCCGCCGTTTTCTTATGTACCTTTCGGGGGAGGACCTCGTATGTGCCCAGGTAGTGACTATGTAAAGGTGGTAACATTGGTTTTTATGCATAATATTGTTACGAGGTATAGATGGGAGCTATTGGTTCTCAATGAGAAAGTTGTCGTCGATCCACATCCAAGGCCGACTCATGGGCTTCCCATTCGCCTTCTTCCCCACcctatataattattcaatagTTTGTAAGGTTTTTGAGTGCAATAAAATGtgtgttatttactttatttattaatgtctGTTTGGTATTAATTTTTGTGGTTTAAAGTTATGCATTGGTTTTCTATCGATgaagatgtatttttttttgcttttgaACAAACCTGATTCCAACataaaatgtatgaatgtttgatgttatttaatttttcattttaagatGACACTGATGGCAATTCATGTGTAGTTTTCCTTATGGAAATGAAAGTTgtgacaaaagaaaaaaaaacaaattgaatcAATGTTAAATAATATCCTAAATTTTGGGATTGTCATTTTGAAGAGCTGAAAATTGTACATTGTTGTTGTCTAAGATGTTAGAAGCTCTAGATATTTGTGCTATCATAAGAGAATCAAAtgcaaaaatttaaattattggtGTTGGTTTTAGAAGATAGCAATTGTTGTGTCGAGAAATCACAAAATAATACTAACCTTTATcgatataaattaaaaaaataataaaagatttaaagaGATTCGGCCAAATATATTTATGCCCTTTGAGAGTTgtgcattttttaaatttttataaaagaatggTCAAGTAATAATATTGATTTCAAATAGATCCAAAATATCACAAGCCGAAGACGCCACTGAGAAACACACTAAAATCTCCGATGAAGAGTTAAATGttggaattaaattattaaatgactTTCATTAAAATGAatgcatgaaaatataataataatatgtaactgGGTTTTGCACTAATATGTTTAATAACAAACAAATTCTTGTACTAGTGATtaaatagtaattaattaatgaattataaacAGGCAATCAAtgtcaataatttaattaatttaatgtctcaatctaaaagataatttaatgtCTTAATAACAAGGAATTTTGAGACCAACTTGCAGgcctattaaaaatatattcaaataaaatgacTGGACATGAAACATTAGTGAAGGACCTGATGACCAACTATGAGAGTATTttgatattagaaaatatttaataattaaaataataatgatttgacaaaaaaaaaaatctagagaaTATCCCATATCGAGTGAGctctttgttaaaaaaaaaaactaattattgataaaaattttattatttgagaatttttttcatgtgaattttgtttttccattattaataattactCTGGAAAATGGAACAATATTAGTTCACATTtgtctatgtcgataaattgagataaacataAGTGGCAAGAATACATGAACTTTTAATGACGAACGATTCAATAATTAGTCATTCTACGTTGTTCTTCGGATCTTCTTCGATCTTTGATCTCCcagttctggatctggacctggattgTTAATGAATGATGTGGATgaggtttaagtcttccaaccttCTATCGATAGCTCTTaaatgttcttgagagatgcaCAACCTCTATCTTTTGTCggatgagagaaacaaaataGGTAGACTATCTATATGGGCTGAGGACCTAGCCCTAATgtactcatttattatttggcCCATcgacgaaataataaatggtacttctacacaaatatgtcatATTCTTCTACTATCGACCGGAACGAATTGTCAAAATCCCCTTCCACCGAGATCGGTCGTCTCCCTGACATCAGTCACCCTCCTCTCCTCATCTATCGTTTACATGTAAGTCTGGATTTCGGTCTGGATCTCAAGCCACACCGCGAGGCGTGGTTAGGTTTCCTTTGAATATCTGCTTCGCATTTTGAATCAAGCGGCCGGTTTGGAGGAAGCTTTTGTAGCTACAAACCGTTCCAAAAGTGTTTAGACATGTTCTTGTCTGGCACTTTAAACCCCTGTTGTAGTGCGATTGGGATCCCAATCGTGCTGTTTGCGCTCATCCTTTACTGCAAAATTCCAACCTATAtggctcctttgaagattaaGCAGTTTGTGCTTGATCTTTCCTATGACTGGCACACGCCCGTCCAGTGTTGTGACTCGGGCAAGGGGTGTCCTTCAAGTCCGCTCTGAGGATTCTAAGAAGGTGCCGATGGGACCGTCGATAGGCAGCAAGGCAAGGACCGATAGAAGAACCCGCAGATCCCATAAAAATCTTAGGAAACAAAAGCCAAAGATCAAggatgaagtcctaaacaatggagaagatgcgcctattgattctatgccaaatacatTAACGGGTATAAGTTCTTTTCCAGATGATGAAGAATCTAATGAGATtagttctattggggattcatactTAGATGATAAGAATGTGCATATTAGAAATGATAGAACTAAATTGATAGGAAATGATAAAATGTGTATAGAAATGATATGCTTTCAATTCCagaaaatattgttgttatTGGTTTTGCTGTACATAATGGATCATTAGGGTCGTTGGTTGGTACCAAAGACCTAATTGGACATTCTATTGGAAAATTGGTCATGAAATCTTGTTTGACTGAAACTAATGATAATCGGGTCACTAGTGCTGAAAGCTCAGTTCCTATGTTGGAGAAAAATTGTCAAAAGGGTCCTACGGTGTTGTAGACAAATGGCAAAAATCCTACAAGTATATCGGGTCCTACTGAAATCTCTAAGTCGGGTCTATGTCTGTATTGGGTAATGAAGGTCCTATTGATGAAAGTAAAACATGGTTAATTCAGCCTACTGATCTAGGTCTATTGGGTTCAAGGAAGATTAGAATTTCAAGTTCAGTTTCAGAAACAGAAAGACTGGATTCTTTGGGTCCTTCGGGTTCTAATGAAGATCAAAAAAATACTAGTCATGTTGGTGACGTTGCTGTTTTTAGCAACAAGGGTCATATGGAGTCTATTACAACAAGGTGGATGATATTAATTGATCTGAGTTAGGAATTGAGACAACCAACTTAAAGGATATGACAGAAAATAGTAAGTCTGAAGACGTTGAATGTGTTCAAGAAACTAAAACCGAGGCTAAAATTGAAGGGTTCTCTGAAAAACCTGCACCTTTGACTGAAACTATTGAAGGACCTAGTATAACAGATTTTGGAAATACTGAAGAAATTGGGTCTGAGTTGGAGCTAGTAATAGAAATTAATTCAGCTAAGTCAGGGAAAGTTAATAATACTAATCTAAAGGATGAAgaaataaatttgattgaaataGCCAAAGGTGAGAATTTGGCTGGGAATTATATTGGTTTGTTGGTATATAGCACCATGGGTCACAAAGTGGTTGAAAGTCTGGCTTTGGGTATGGGTCTCATTGATGCTACAAATAAGATGGGTCTGGGTCAGAACATATGTCAGGGTAAAAGAAGTGAAGATTGTAATAAACTGGaagggttagccaacggttttcgcttgacTAGGTCTGAAGAAGGTATTCTGTGTCCTGGAAATTCGGGTCTAGCAAGAGTTGATGTTATGAGTATTGATACAAAAAGGAATGACATTATGGGTCTAGGTCGGAGTCAAGATCGTGGTCTGGAAGATGTCGGCATTATAAATCCACTTTATGTCGGTCCTAGTTCTTCAAATGCTGGTCTTGGTTCTTCAAATATCGGTCCTGGCATTATAAATCCAATTTTTGTCGATCCTGGTTCTTTAAATGTCGGTCCTGACATCACAAATCCACTTTATGCCAGTCATGACATCATAAATCCTCTTTCTACCGGTCATGGCATCACAAATCTATCTTTTGTCGGTCCTAATCACAGATCTATTAATGTTACGAGTCTTACTCTTGCTGGTTTCAGCCAAGGTCAATGTCATACTACTACCGGTCCTATACACATTAATCATGTTATTGTTGACCTTAGACAAACCGGTCCTGGCATTACAGATCCACCTTCTGATGATCCTGGTTCATTAAATGTCGGTCTTGGCATAAAAAATCCACAAATCCACCTTCTGTCGGTCCAAGTAGCAAGTATGATGACTCTACGATCAAAGCCAAGCGCCACTGGTTGAATCAAAAGAAGCAAAGCAATGAagttgatttggaatcagatgatagcactgactatgatgaaacaataatatgtgacctcgaatatcataagtcAATGAAGAAGGTGTCAGCAGTAAAGATCAAACCGAAAGCTATAAGATATTTCTCTCCTAAGACAAGCGCTGGAACTGAAAGGATCGGTCATGAAACATGATTGAGTAACTCTAAAAAAGTTAGGAAGGGAAAGATTGAATCAAAAACTAAGaaaagaaaacatgaaagaaaataactcaagttccaAGAAGAATGAAGAGGTGAATCCTAATGAGATCGTGATTTTTGAAGTTAGTCCTAAGACATTGAATCTGTATGCTTTTCCCCCTCTTGCTATTTTAGATCCAGAAACTCCTATTGATAACATTCAAAAGAGGAAATCTAGTACACATGAGAAGAGCACAGACATGGACATACTAAAGAATATTGGATCATTTGAAGTCAACAATTTTATTGGTTACACAAGGGTTAGATGGGCTAAAAAGAATAAGCAAACACAAAAAGATAGAAACCCTGAAATAGtcatctcctcagctcctcctTCTGCTGCAACTCCTGACAAAGAGAGcactcaaaataataataaggatcctactgctggtccaaagtggtcaatgaggaaaaatgAAATAGCAAACTTagcaggactgagaaaccagatgaagaagtTGTTCTTTCAAGTCAATAAACAGGAGATCATTATGGCTAAGGAAAGAAGCGACCAACTTAATGTTCAATTTAACAGCCATTATCTGAAAAATTGGAATCTATTCAATAAggaccaatatgatgaagtgatcaagtggacgattgacgccatgaaggaaataTCAAATTGTAATAAAACGAAGGTGTACACAATCATGAGCAACGCAAACAGAACCTGGCATGAAGGAAAGGTGTAGAATGGAAATGCTATGCTTGATccagaaaaaagaaaatttcagATAGACacctgttaggatctaggtcgcggctggggaactGGGGTCTGACCGGTTTAGTATTTTCACTCAACGgtttggtgtttaatccggttagagattaacacctggtttcaatactacacaggctgtcacaaacccttgaaccgagttcaagtgcggaagtggtttgtttcagactgaagcaacacacatgGGATGAATAGGACCGGATTTGGATAAAGTCAGTATGGAGTTTAGTGGGTTggtttgggattcagtaaaTCGGTTTAGGTAATACTTAATCGGTTAGGGCGGAATAAGTCGGTTAGTATGGGTCGGTTAGAATACagagccgacagaaagtaaataacaaaacaggtttttatggatgttcagagatgaaactcctacgtcaccccttcttatcgaaaccgcgagaaggatattcactaaggaatacacaaacacaatctgatcgagacttatttgctgctcgataacactcgtacaattctcaccgaaattgtaatctcactttaaatgcacacttaagctcttttattttagagagataaacgcAACTTATAACTTGGGTTGATGTAACTCTTAAATGATTTCTCTTGTAAtttgtaactgcatttactcctcttcagctccttcttttataggtgaaatgtgtcaacagtcacatttcttttccttgaatctgattgattgagcagaggttcagtgattcagacctggcagtTTAGGCTTCCAgtgcgtaggtcaaaccggctaggtttgtcttttacttaatgtggcattgtcggttggacagtttcctgcacctggaaggttgcgcctctgacttatcccagaatGGAAAGATCTTTTTCAGGCGGTTTTCTGCAGCATGCAGagtatcctcagacttgtatagatATGACAATGTCATAgtctgtccctttggtatcatcttccgcagatactcaaagtgtctgtttgcaccgatttgtaggttgtacttagtttgatgttcttggcttctttctctaagtagcttcttcatcggttttctggaTTGAtacatttcggtttaggatgtctatcGATTGTTTAGGTTGACCgaatgacttcaggtttttcatagcttcaggttaaccggatgacttccgatTTTGGTTACATCCTTgtcttctaaccggtcttgtTTTCTTGATTGGTTAGATTCTTAGCCGGTTGGGTTGCATGACCGgttggattacttgaccggtcctgattctttaaccgttcctgcacaggaagtttttttttgttaagttttatttaaccggtctaattttatctatcaatttctccctttttgattattttatttaaaatattcaaaatc is part of the Impatiens glandulifera chromosome 1, dImpGla2.1, whole genome shotgun sequence genome and encodes:
- the LOC124921994 gene encoding beta-amyrin 28-monooxygenase-like; translation: MEQYWFSFAFVMGATTLLVTFSFLFRPKSLKQKLVSVAGHPLSRPPPPGSLGWPFIGETLDYISKLRNGNIREFVVERVKKYGSSNVFTTSVIGHPMTIMCGVEGNKLLFSNENKLVKIWFPYTIEKIFAKSHGKSIGSDFDQVRRILQKYLKPSTLQKYVGTIDNVMQLELKGQWKPNKPAIVRDLSGRYTLGVACRLFLGSKDPSMIEQLEEPEKDIAAGIISIPIDFPGTTFNRALKAAKKLTALLVEVIRQRKVDLATGSACTTQDILSEIVNLNDENGELLKEVDIATHLIGLIHGGYDPVRCGLTFIVKYLAEFPQVYDQVFKEQMEVKKSKKENETLNWEDVKKMKYSWNVVQEVFRLTPPVVGTFREVIRDFTFGGYTIPKGDKIHWTTYYTHRDSKYFPNHEKFDPSRFDGKGPPPFSYVPFGGGPRMCPGSDYVKVVTLVFMHNIVTSAIGIPIVLFALILYCKIPTYMAPLKIKQFVLDLSYDWHTPVQCCDSENIVVIGFAVHNGSLGSLVGTKDLIGHSIGKLVMKSCLTETNDNRVTSAESSVPMLEKNCQKGPTVL